A stretch of the Uranotaenia lowii strain MFRU-FL chromosome 3, ASM2978415v1, whole genome shotgun sequence genome encodes the following:
- the LOC129752855 gene encoding uncharacterized protein LOC129752855: MSRSTLKALQKRERQLYVIFDGTDRFIQTYHIGSDRCQLSSRLQVIDTVYSEFFEIRSKIEMLLDEAAEKEQKDADSEVKGEIAKQREEENDKILQQFDDRYFAIRGDLLRLQGDKDVLGVNTTSNSQSQSVSGNTSRVKLPEIRLPSFSGTIREWVTFRDSFRSLIHDNEHLTKMDKFTYLRSSLQGDALKEINNIELSEANYDVAWKMLEVRYENKKLIVKAHLDALFALEPLKKENYDGLNFLISEFEKNLMMLQKIGEPTESWSTILVYMLCARLDSATLRQWETHYGSKEVPTYEELLLFLQGHCSVLQSITSSRSPPSEARQTRSTVCHTTTRSDSRCPFCTEAWHSPFHCQRFLRLKISERVEAANRSRVCRNCLQPGHFATNCTRSSCRLCQQRHHTMLHATRSSVPNPSNPRLSQQSIAQPSNQESTHIYPQQAYQQQSHTMPIVTETHTQTQNATQNSPNTNTRIDSPTPSTSQNYVALPVKSASNILLPTALVKIKDRYGNAQIARALLDSCSQHCLMSQEFSKKLKLNEAAAFLSVQGIGSTRSVSTKSIYAEVCPRSPKISGFKENMQFFVLPKLELQIPTTSFDLSPMSIPDSALLADPYFHESKRIDVIIGAEYFTDLSKDERRKVMKNGPTLQSSKLQKQLTWL, encoded by the exons ATGTCGAGAAGTACGCTGAAGGCTTTGCAAAAACGTGAGCGGCAGTTATATGTGATTTTTGATGGTACTGATAGATTCATCCAAACCTATCACATCGGTAGTGATCGGTGCCAGTTAAGCTCCAGGTTGCAAGTGATTGATACAGTGTACAGCGAGTTTTTCGAAATTCGGAGCAAGATCGAAATGTTGCTGGATGAAGCGGCCGAGAAAGAGCAGAAAGATGCTGACAGCGAAGTCAAAGGGGAGATTGCAAAACAGCGCGAAGAAGAGAACGACAAAATTCTGCAGCAGTTTGATGACCGATACTTTGCAATTCGAGGCGACCTCCTTAGACTTCAAGGCGATAAGGATGTCTTAGGAGTGAACACAACCAGCAACAGTCAGAGTCAGTCTGTGTCAGGGAATACGTCCAGAGTGAAGCTGCCAGAGATTCGTTTGCCGTCCTTCAGCGGAACAATCAGAGAATGGGTTACGTTTAGAGACTCTTTCCGTAGTCTCATTCACGACAACGAACATCTGACGAAAATGGACAAGTTCACGTACCTCCGTTCCTCTTTGCAAGGTGATGCACTGAAGGAAATAAACAACATCGAGCTGTCAGAGGCAAACTACGACGTCGCCTGGAAAATGTTGGAAGTCCGCTACgagaacaaaaaattaattgtcaAGGCTCATCTCGACGCTCTCTTCGCCCTCGAACCGCTGAAAAAAGAGAACTACGACGGTCTGAACTTCCTCATCAGCGAGTTTGAGAAAAACTTGATGATGTTGCAGAAAATCGGTGAGCCAACGGAGTCTTGGAGTACAATTCTAGTCTACATGTTGTGCGCTAGACTAGATTCTGCAACATTGCGCCAATGGGAGACGCATTACGGATCTAAGGAGGTCCCAACGTACGAAGAGCTGCTACTGTTCTTGCAAGGTCACTGCTCAGTTCTCCAATCAATTACCTCGTCAAGAAGTCCACCATCCGAAGCACGTCAGACAAGATCAACAGTTTGCCATACAACCACCCGATCGGATTCACGATGCCCGTTCTGTACCGAAGCATGGCACTCACCGTTTCACTGCCAGAGATTCCTTCGATTGAAGATATCAGAACGTGTTGAAGCCGCCAATCGAAGTCGAGTCTGCCGAAATTGTCTACAGCCTGGTCATTTTGCGACGAACTGCACTCGTAGCAGTTGTCGATTATGTCAACAAAGGCATCACACTATGTTGCATGCTACGCGATCCTCCGTTCCAAATCCGTCGAATCCGAGACTCAGTCAACAGTCAATTGCACAACCCTCTAATCAAGAAAGCACCCATATTTATCCACAGCAAGCCTATCAACAGCAAAGTCACACCATGCCAATAGTTACGGAAACACACACTCAAACACAAAATGCAAcacaaaattcaccaaatacAAACACACGAATCGATTCGCCAACGCCAAGCACAAGCCAAAACTACGTTGCACTACCTGTTAAGTCCGCTTCGAATATTCTGCTCCCTACCGCTCTTGTAAAGATTAAGGACCGTTACGGTAACGCTCAGATTGCTAGAGCCTTGTTAGATTCTTGCTCGCAACACTGCCTAATGTCTCAAGAGTTTTCGAAAAAGCTGAAGTTGAACGAAGCGGCTGCATTTTTGTCAGTTCAGGGTATTGGGTCGACTCGGTCAGTTTCGACGAAGTCAATATATGCTGAAGTCTGTCCACGATCGCCAAAAATCTCGggattcaaagaaaatatgcagTTCTTCGTTTTGCCAAAACTTGAGCTACAAATACCCACAACATCGTTTGATCTTTCGCCCATGTCGATTCCTGATTCCGCTTTGCTAGCTGATCCTTACTTCCACGAATCAAAGCGGATCGATGTCATTATTGGCGCCGAGTACTTCACAGATTTGTCGAAGGATGAACGAAGGAAAGTCATGAAGAATGGTCCCACGCTTCAGAGCTCA AAACTGCAGAAGCAGCTCACATGGTTGTAG